The genomic stretch AGGAGAAGCCCGAGGGACGCACTCATAGTCGCCGCCGGAACCATGGACACCCTCGTTATAGGCCTCGCGGCCGTCCTGGCAACCACCTACGGGGCCCTCATGACCGGCGCCAGCTGGGGCATCAGGGAGATAGGCTTCGCCCTAGCTGTTGGAGTTTTACTGACGAGCTTCGCCGCCGTTTACTTCCTGGGCCCCGCCCTTATGGAACTGGCGGGAGACAAAGCCTGGTGGCCCCTTCACAGGGTTGAAAAGAAATGACCAATTTCCTTTTCTCTTTTGTTTCAGGAACTCCCCAGAAGACCAGCATGGAAAGATTTATAAGCCAACTCCAGCAATGCCCCCCAGTGGAAAAACCACCTTTCTCGGAGGTGTTAGCAGTGGAGATGAAGTTAGAGGTACCCGTATGCACATCATGTGGAAAGGAGATAACCCCAAGAGAGCACGCCACTCACTTCGTCTGCCCCAACTGCGGCGAGGAGATAATCTGGCGCTGCGAATCCTGCAGAGTTCTCAGCGTGCCCTACAAGTGCCCCAAGTGCGGCTGGGAAGGACCATGAATCAGGAGGTGAAAAAATGAGCGACTTCAACCTCGTTGGCGTCATTAAAGTCATGCCCACCGACCCCGGAGTCAACCTCGACGAACTCGAAGGAAAGCTGAAAGAAACCCTCCCTGAGAAATTCGGCCTCGCCAAAGTTGAGCGCGAGCCGATAGCCTTCGGCCTCGTAGCCCTCAAGTTCTACGTCCTCGGGAGGGATGAGGAAGGCTACTCCTACGACGAGGTTGCCGATCTCTTTAGAGGGGTCGAGAACGTCGAGAGCGCGGAAGTTGAGACCGTTTCCAGGATTTGAACCCTTCCCTTTTCTCCTTAATATCCACCAACTTAAATTGCGACGGCCACACAAGAAATTAAAAGAAATGCACCTTACATTCTCAATTCAAGACTCAGCTTCGGCTTCCTCCACCCATCCAGAATCTCCCTCAACTCCTCGTTCTCGACCCTTGAGTAGAGGTCATCAAACCTCCCCTTTGCGTCTTCATCCCCACCCTTCCACCGGGCCAGCTCACCGACTGCCTTGAAGAAGTACTTGGTGTCATCCTCAAAGAGCTCCGCGAAGATGCCCACATTATCCGCGACAACGCTATAAGCCCCCTCGTTAAACAACCCCTCTATAAAGTCCGTAAGCGTGTCGAAGACAAGCCCAAACAGCTCATCACTGTCCTCCAGGGCCTTGAGAAGCGCGTCCCT from Thermococcus sp. encodes the following:
- a CDS encoding zinc finger domain-containing protein, translating into MKLEVPVCTSCGKEITPREHATHFVCPNCGEEIIWRCESCRVLSVPYKCPKCGWEGP
- a CDS encoding elongation factor 1-beta yields the protein MSDFNLVGVIKVMPTDPGVNLDELEGKLKETLPEKFGLAKVEREPIAFGLVALKFYVLGRDEEGYSYDEVADLFRGVENVESAEVETVSRI